A single genomic interval of Mesoplodon densirostris isolate mMesDen1 chromosome 8, mMesDen1 primary haplotype, whole genome shotgun sequence harbors:
- the RBM43 gene encoding RNA-binding protein 43 produces MASVLKVKESEASERTIVVAGLPVGSVNDQSLAVLVKSHFQDIENAGGVVEDVIYPTRTKGVAYVTFKEKKAAENVIRKKKHYLAEIVRPAQLTVSHFSEKVFSSVNAVLDLSVFRSQFGLRSLVMDLKREIPSLCFSPLEASGRISVQGSFLAIKKLKESLLLKASSLLEKNRSSPRGSTWKSSHSLKPPRSSTPETMRRGERLVLDTDIFLYLKKMSGFYESTLKKFHALCQETVDGEITTLCIRNAQSGSQPNNEKQVKELIEKYSHALHFELRKETFILEGKENREKRNIKLACEQLSSRYLQVLVNFYYTHIDIIGSSSDTYLFKKEVMKLIRQKVR; encoded by the exons ATG GCATCAGTCTTGAAGGTCAAGGAATCCGAAGCTTCTGAAAGAACAATTGTAGTTGCTGGTCTTCCAGTTGGTTCCGTTAATGATCAGTCACTGGCCGTATTAGTGAAGAGTCACTTTCAAGATATTGAGAATGCGGGTGGAGTTGTTGAAGATGTGATATATCCAACAAGAACCAAGGGAGTTGCATATGtaacattcaaagaaaaaaaag CTGCAGAGAATGTcatcagaaaaaagaaacactatcTAGCAGAGATAGTCAGACCCGCTCAACTCACCGTCTCCCATTTTAGTGAAAAG GTCTTCAGCTCTGTAAATGCTGTccttgatctttctgtttttcggAGTCAGTTTGGCCTGAGAAGTCTGGTCATGGACCTGAAAAGGGAAATCCCATCTTTATGCTTCAGTCCTTTGGAAGCCAGTGGAAGAATCTCCGTTCAAGGATCATTTCTGGCTATCAAGAAGCTCAAAGAATCTTTGCTATTAAAAGCAAGTtctcttttagaaaaaaacaggAGTAGCCCCAGAGGAAGTACATGGAAAAGTAGTCACTCTTTAAAGCCACCCAGGTCCTCAACACCTGAGACtatgagaagaggagaaaggcTTGTTCTCGACACAGATATTTTCCTTTACCTGAAAAAGATGAGTGGATTTTATGAAAGCACACTGAAAAAATTTCATGCTCTATGTCAAGAGACAGTGGATGGTGAAATTACCACACTTTGTATAAGGAATGCTCAAAGTGGTTCTCAGCCAAACAATGAAAAACAGGTAAAAGAGCTCATTGAGAAATATTCACATGCTCTTCACTTCGAGCTTAGAAAGGAGACATTTAttttggaaggaaaggaaaatagagagaaaagaaatattaagcTGGCATGTGAGCAACTAAGTTCAAGGTACCTTCAGGTTCTGGTTAATTTTTATTATACGCACATTGACATTATAGGATCTTCTTCTGACACGTACTTGTTTAAAAAAGAGGTCATGAAATTAATAAGGCAGAAAGTTAGGTAA